From Paraburkholderia fungorum, the proteins below share one genomic window:
- a CDS encoding carboxymuconolactone decarboxylase family protein, which translates to MSHSEFHSPREAARAFTPKLSEFVDTVLFPQIWADADLSLRDRSLITVATLVALGKTDELPAHLRRAIDNGVTRVELSGLITHLAFYAGFPAAISASAVANTTLGETKEQSV; encoded by the coding sequence ATGTCCCACTCCGAATTTCACAGCCCGCGCGAAGCCGCGCGCGCTTTTACGCCGAAACTTTCCGAGTTCGTCGACACGGTTCTGTTTCCGCAAATCTGGGCCGACGCCGATCTGTCGTTACGTGATCGCAGTCTGATTACTGTCGCCACACTGGTCGCGCTTGGCAAGACTGATGAACTGCCCGCACATCTGCGTCGCGCGATCGACAACGGAGTCACACGCGTCGAGCTTAGCGGCCTGATCACCCACCTCGCGTTTTATGCAGGATTTCCAGCAGCAATTTCAGCGTCGGCCGTTGCCAACACAACGCTCGGCGAAACGAAGGAGCAGTCAGTATGA
- a CDS encoding NAD(P)H-quinone oxidoreductase produces the protein MKAITFNSFGEADVLELHDAPAPELRPADLLVCVHAAGVNRADLTHRRGGYGRPNFGDSTIMGLEIAGEVIETGSETQGFKVGDRVMGVVGGGAYAEIARIDYRMAMPVPESLDYVHAAAIPEVFVTAHEAMMHLGRLKRGDSVLIHAAAGGVGSAAVQLAYATGASIFATADGNKLERVVQLGADVVIDYRKQDFAEVIAKATDGRGVDVVIDFVGAPYFKSNIASLANGGRLVQVGILGGGGTVSVELEQILYKHLQILGTVMKSRPQAEKHDMVKRFREHWLERFDGGARLEPVVDSTYPLARAADAHRRMESAANVGKIILTMDVASVS, from the coding sequence ATGAAAGCAATTACATTCAACTCGTTTGGCGAAGCCGATGTACTCGAACTTCACGATGCGCCAGCGCCGGAGTTGCGTCCCGCCGACCTGCTCGTCTGCGTTCATGCCGCCGGCGTGAACCGGGCGGATCTCACGCACCGGCGAGGCGGCTACGGGCGGCCGAACTTCGGCGACTCGACGATCATGGGACTCGAAATCGCGGGCGAAGTTATCGAAACCGGCAGTGAAACTCAAGGCTTCAAGGTGGGCGACCGCGTGATGGGCGTCGTCGGCGGCGGAGCCTACGCGGAAATCGCGCGCATCGATTACAGAATGGCGATGCCGGTTCCTGAATCGCTCGACTACGTGCATGCCGCCGCGATACCCGAAGTATTCGTCACCGCACATGAGGCGATGATGCATCTCGGCCGATTGAAACGCGGCGACTCGGTGCTGATTCACGCGGCTGCGGGCGGCGTCGGTTCGGCCGCCGTTCAGCTTGCTTATGCAACCGGCGCGTCGATTTTCGCCACGGCCGACGGCAACAAGCTGGAGCGTGTAGTGCAATTGGGAGCAGACGTGGTGATTGATTATCGCAAGCAGGATTTCGCGGAAGTGATCGCCAAAGCGACCGATGGGCGAGGCGTGGACGTGGTCATCGATTTTGTCGGCGCCCCGTATTTCAAGAGCAATATTGCATCGCTCGCGAATGGCGGCCGACTCGTTCAGGTCGGCATTCTTGGCGGTGGAGGCACCGTCAGCGTCGAGTTGGAACAGATTCTGTACAAGCACCTGCAGATTCTCGGCACGGTGATGAAATCACGGCCGCAAGCGGAAAAGCACGACATGGTGAAGCGTTTTCGCGAACATTGGCTGGAACGCTTTGATGGTGGCGCGCGTCTTGAGCCGGTGGTCGATTCCACGTACCCGCTCGCGCGTGCCGCCGATGCTCATCGACGGATGGAGTCGGCGGCGAATGTCGGCAAGATCATTCTGACGATGGATGTAGCGAGCGTGTCGTAG